One Candidatus Dependentiae bacterium DNA window includes the following coding sequences:
- a CDS encoding ATP-binding protein: protein MKYLPTDVSSFKVMRTQNYLYVDKTKDIYDLFSGGSRYYFLSRPRRFGKSLLVSTLKELFSGNKELFNGLWISTSNYDWQKYPVIHLDFSIIDHETTQELKLSIDWALDEIARNYNLDISKAPTSGAKLVLLIRELSKINKVVILIDEYDKPLLDHLHDIKRARAQRAALKRFFDVLKGMDDYLRAVFITGVSKFSKTSLFSGINNLNDISLKPESATLLGYTQEELETYFMPYIQEIAQSTKKEESHILKDIKIWYNGYRFTRENKKVYNPFSVLYYLKDKDLENYWFESGTPSFLIQLLKEQFVALKDLKELEVTRDTLGTFEIENIPLTPLLFQAGYLTISDYNSDTKRFKLNYPNYEVEESFKKYLIATLTYNQSATVDTALIHLVKALENNQIDIFCEILKNLFAHIPYLLHIKKESYYHSLFQFLFSLLSLEAQSEIMTNQGRIDMALITKTHVYIFELKIEISAQKALDQIKERKYYERYNHLNKNIILIGLSFIGKTKLSLDYIYEQLN from the coding sequence ATGAAGTATTTACCAACAGATGTTAGTAGTTTCAAGGTTATGAGAACCCAAAACTACCTGTATGTGGATAAAACTAAAGACATTTATGACCTCTTTAGTGGTGGCTCTCGTTATTACTTTCTTTCACGGCCACGACGTTTTGGTAAATCTCTTTTAGTATCAACACTCAAAGAATTATTTTCTGGCAATAAAGAGCTCTTTAATGGTTTATGGATAAGCACAAGCAATTATGATTGGCAAAAATACCCCGTTATTCATTTAGACTTTTCAATTATTGATCATGAGACTACTCAAGAGCTTAAATTGAGCATAGATTGGGCATTAGATGAAATTGCTCGAAACTATAACTTAGATATTTCAAAAGCGCCTACATCCGGTGCTAAATTAGTGTTGCTTATTCGTGAGCTCTCTAAAATAAATAAAGTAGTAATTCTTATTGATGAATATGATAAACCATTACTCGATCATCTTCATGATATAAAACGAGCACGAGCACAACGAGCAGCTCTTAAAAGATTTTTTGATGTGCTTAAAGGAATGGACGACTACTTGCGTGCTGTTTTTATTACGGGAGTAAGTAAGTTTTCTAAAACTTCTCTCTTTTCAGGTATAAATAATCTTAATGATATTTCATTGAAACCAGAAAGCGCTACACTTTTAGGCTATACGCAAGAAGAGCTTGAAACCTATTTTATGCCTTATATCCAAGAGATTGCTCAAAGCACTAAAAAAGAAGAATCACACATACTAAAAGATATAAAAATTTGGTACAACGGTTATAGATTTACCAGAGAAAATAAAAAAGTGTATAATCCATTTTCTGTGCTTTATTACCTAAAAGACAAAGACTTAGAAAATTATTGGTTTGAATCAGGAACGCCCTCATTTTTGATTCAGCTTTTAAAAGAGCAGTTCGTTGCTTTAAAAGATTTGAAAGAACTTGAAGTAACACGTGATACCTTAGGCACTTTTGAAATTGAAAATATTCCTCTTACCCCTTTGCTTTTTCAAGCGGGCTATCTTACAATCTCAGATTACAATTCTGATACTAAACGCTTTAAGCTTAATTACCCTAACTATGAAGTTGAAGAATCTTTTAAGAAATATTTAATAGCAACTCTTACTTATAACCAATCAGCCACTGTTGACACAGCTCTTATTCACTTAGTTAAAGCTCTAGAAAACAATCAAATTGATATATTTTGTGAAATACTAAAAAACCTATTTGCTCATATTCCTTACTTACTTCACATAAAAAAAGAGAGTTACTATCATTCATTATTTCAATTTCTTTTTAGCTTGCTATCACTTGAAGCCCAGTCAGAGATTATGACCAATCAAGGTCGAATAGATATGGCTCTTATTACAAAAACACATGTATATATTTTTGAGTTAAAAATTGAAATAAGCGCTCAGAAAGCTCTCGATCAAATAAAAGAACGTAAATATTATGAGCGCTATAATCATTTGAATAAAAATATAATACTTATTGGACTAAGCTTTATAGGCAAAACTAAGCTTTCTCTGGATTATATTTATGAGCAATTAAATTAA
- a CDS encoding A/G-specific adenine glycosylase — translation MQLNFIQSHPVSDNLSEYVSNGLLTQDGIEAFKKLIYDYYSIYKRIFAWRDCDNPYFVVVSEIMLQQTQTDRVKEKYQQFIQTFPTLESLAEASVRDVITAWQGLGYNRRGLALQAFAQRVVSEFGGSIPTNPVVLETFKGIGPATAASICAFAFNQSSVFIETNIRAVFIHCFFKDQEQVSDKVLMPLIEQTVDVLNARQWYYALMDYGVMLKKLHKNPSRKSAHYTVQSKFEGSDRQIRGLILKMLVEHETLNYTDLCNLVQREPERIILQLAQLIKECFVEEKAPTIYRLVLK, via the coding sequence ATGCAGTTAAATTTCATCCAATCACATCCAGTTTCTGATAATCTTTCTGAGTATGTATCTAATGGTTTATTAACCCAAGATGGTATAGAAGCTTTTAAGAAGCTTATCTACGATTATTATTCAATTTATAAGCGTATATTTGCCTGGCGTGATTGCGATAACCCTTATTTTGTAGTGGTATCGGAAATTATGCTTCAACAAACTCAAACAGACCGAGTTAAAGAAAAATATCAGCAATTTATACAGACATTTCCTACCCTAGAATCTCTTGCAGAAGCTTCTGTGCGCGATGTTATAACAGCGTGGCAGGGTCTTGGTTATAATAGAAGGGGTTTAGCATTACAAGCATTTGCTCAACGTGTAGTAAGTGAATTTGGTGGCAGTATACCTACTAATCCAGTTGTATTGGAGACTTTTAAAGGCATAGGCCCTGCAACTGCAGCTTCTATTTGCGCTTTTGCTTTTAATCAATCGAGTGTGTTTATCGAAACCAATATTCGTGCTGTATTTATCCATTGCTTTTTTAAAGATCAAGAGCAAGTTTCTGATAAAGTTCTTATGCCCTTAATAGAACAAACGGTTGATGTTCTTAATGCGCGCCAATGGTATTATGCACTTATGGATTACGGTGTTATGCTCAAAAAGCTCCATAAAAATCCAAGCCGCAAAAGTGCCCATTACACAGTGCAATCAAAGTTTGAAGGTTCTGATAGGCAGATTAGAGGTTTAATTTTAAAAATGCTCGTAGAACATGAAACATTAAATTATACTGATTTATGTAATTTAGTGCAGCGCGAACCAGAAAGAATAATTCTACAACTTGCTCAATTAATCAAAGAGTGCTTTGTTGAAGAAAAAGCACCTACTATATATAGATTAGTACTGAAATAA
- the uvsE gene encoding UV DNA damage repair endonuclease UvsE, producing the protein MKTGYPCINTGIGCTPNTTFRLASYCSDRLIGSITENIACLKKILDYNVKNNLLFFRIGSSVIPFASHDVCQFDWLEFFTPQFKELGRYIKKHNIRISMHPDQFIVLNSPKADVVARSIRELEYHAQFLDALELDTTAKIQLHVGGAYGDKKQATKRFVETYKQLDSSVKRRLVIENDDRIYSAQDCLALYQETGVPLLFDTLHQEVLNNGENLLEIMTKLFATWSINDGIPMIDYSTQDPQGRRGKHAISLDKEHFAQFIETTRDLDFDIMLELKDKEKNALQALKILQCLRPLNKSA; encoded by the coding sequence ATGAAAACTGGCTATCCTTGCATTAATACTGGTATTGGTTGCACACCCAATACAACGTTTAGATTAGCATCTTATTGTTCCGATAGATTGATAGGTAGTATTACAGAAAATATTGCATGCTTAAAAAAAATCTTAGATTATAACGTTAAAAATAATTTATTATTTTTTAGAATTGGTTCAAGCGTAATTCCCTTCGCTTCGCATGACGTATGCCAATTTGATTGGCTGGAATTTTTCACTCCACAATTTAAAGAACTTGGTCGATATATAAAAAAGCATAACATACGTATTTCTATGCATCCTGATCAATTTATAGTGCTCAATTCTCCTAAAGCAGATGTTGTTGCTCGTAGTATACGAGAGCTTGAATACCATGCTCAATTTCTTGATGCTCTTGAGCTTGATACTACAGCAAAAATACAACTACATGTTGGTGGCGCGTATGGCGATAAAAAGCAAGCTACCAAGCGCTTTGTAGAAACCTATAAACAACTCGATAGCTCTGTTAAGCGACGCTTAGTAATTGAAAACGATGATAGAATTTACTCAGCTCAAGATTGCTTAGCTCTTTATCAAGAAACAGGTGTACCGCTATTATTTGATACATTACACCAAGAAGTACTTAACAACGGTGAAAACCTACTTGAAATTATGACTAAACTCTTTGCAACATGGAGCATAAACGACGGTATACCTATGATAGATTATAGCACTCAAGACCCACAGGGACGCAGAGGCAAACATGCAATAAGTTTAGATAAAGAACATTTTGCTCAATTTATAGAAACTACACGAGACCTTGATTTTGACATAATGCTTGAGCTTAAAGATAAGGAAAAAAATGCTCTACAAGCACTTAAGATACTACAGTGTCTTAGACCTTTAAACAAGAGTGCTTAA